The following are encoded together in the Erwinia sp. E602 genome:
- a CDS encoding exoribonuclease II: protein MFQDNPLLAQLKEKLHSQTPRVEGVVKGTEKGFGFLEVDAQKSYFIPPPFMKKVMHGDRVSAVLQTDKDREVADPETLIEPFLTRFVGRVQKKDDRLSIVPDHPLLKDAIQCRAERDVKHDFQTGDWAVAEMRRHPLKGDRTFYAELTEFITTGDDHLAPWWVTLSRHTLEREAPDVATPEEMLDECLPREDLTGLDFVTIDSASTEDMDDALYVEETAEGNLLLTIAIADPTAYVPVGSKLDAIAAGRAFTNYLPGFNIPMLPRQLSDDICSLRPNVRRPVLACRVTLAADGTPQGEPHFFAAWIESKAKLAYDNVSDWLENSGDWQPESEAIAQQIRLLHKVCLARCEWRQTHALVFKDRPDFRFLLGEKGEVLDIIAEHRRIANRIVEESMILANVCAASVLRDKLGFGIYNVHLGFDALNAEQAAAVLANHGVTADPQAIATLEGFRVLRRELDTHPTQFLDSRIRRFQSFAEVSTTPGPHFGLGLDAYATWTSPIRKYGDMVNHRLLKAIIKGEPAEKPADELTVKMAERRRQNRMAERDVGDWLYSRFLQNAAGSEQRFSAEVIDVSRGGMRVRLQDNGAVAFIPAPFIHAVRDELVCSNENGTVMVKGEVAYRVTDLIEVTIAEVRMETRSIVARPAA, encoded by the coding sequence ATGTTCCAGGATAACCCGCTGCTCGCGCAGCTCAAAGAGAAACTCCACTCCCAGACGCCGCGTGTTGAGGGTGTGGTAAAAGGCACTGAGAAAGGCTTTGGCTTCCTGGAAGTCGACGCACAGAAAAGCTACTTTATTCCGCCGCCGTTTATGAAAAAAGTCATGCACGGTGACCGCGTCTCCGCGGTGCTGCAGACCGATAAGGATCGTGAAGTTGCCGATCCGGAAACGCTGATTGAGCCGTTCCTGACGCGCTTTGTTGGCCGGGTGCAGAAGAAAGATGACCGCCTGTCGATCGTTCCCGATCATCCGCTGCTGAAAGATGCCATCCAGTGCCGCGCCGAGCGTGACGTGAAGCATGACTTCCAGACCGGTGACTGGGCGGTGGCCGAGATGCGCCGCCATCCGCTGAAGGGCGACCGCACCTTCTACGCTGAACTGACCGAATTTATCACCACCGGTGACGATCACCTGGCACCGTGGTGGGTGACACTGTCACGCCATACGCTGGAGCGTGAAGCTCCGGACGTCGCTACCCCGGAAGAGATGCTTGACGAGTGCCTGCCGCGCGAAGACCTTACCGGCCTGGACTTCGTAACCATCGACAGCGCCAGCACCGAAGATATGGACGATGCGCTGTATGTGGAAGAAACGGCAGAAGGCAACCTGCTGCTGACCATCGCCATTGCCGACCCGACCGCCTATGTGCCGGTGGGCAGCAAGCTGGATGCGATCGCCGCCGGACGCGCCTTTACCAACTATCTGCCGGGCTTCAATATTCCGATGCTGCCGCGCCAGCTGTCTGACGACATCTGCTCGCTGCGCCCGAACGTGCGCCGCCCGGTGCTGGCCTGCCGCGTGACGCTGGCCGCCGACGGTACGCCGCAGGGTGAACCGCACTTCTTCGCCGCCTGGATCGAATCGAAAGCCAAACTGGCCTATGACAACGTCTCAGACTGGCTGGAGAACAGCGGCGACTGGCAGCCGGAATCAGAAGCCATCGCACAGCAGATCCGCCTGCTGCATAAGGTGTGCCTGGCACGCTGCGAATGGCGCCAGACCCACGCGCTGGTGTTCAAGGACCGCCCTGACTTCCGCTTCCTGCTGGGCGAAAAAGGCGAAGTGCTGGACATCATTGCCGAGCACCGCCGCATCGCCAACCGTATCGTGGAAGAGTCGATGATCCTTGCCAACGTCTGCGCCGCCAGCGTGCTGCGCGACAAGCTGGGCTTCGGCATCTACAACGTTCACCTCGGCTTTGACGCGCTGAACGCCGAACAGGCCGCCGCCGTGCTGGCCAACCACGGCGTCACCGCTGACCCGCAGGCGATCGCCACGCTGGAAGGCTTCCGCGTACTGCGCCGCGAGCTGGACACCCATCCGACCCAGTTCCTCGACAGCCGCATCCGTCGTTTCCAGTCGTTTGCCGAAGTCAGCACCACGCCGGGGCCGCACTTTGGCCTTGGCCTGGACGCGTACGCCACCTGGACCTCACCGATCCGTAAGTATGGCGATATGGTCAACCATCGTCTGTTGAAAGCCATTATCAAAGGCGAGCCGGCGGAAAAACCTGCCGACGAGCTGACGGTGAAGATGGCTGAGCGCCGCCGCCAGAACCGCATGGCCGAGCGTGACGTGGGCGACTGGCTCTACTCGCGCTTCCTGCAGAATGCGGCCGGCAGCGAGCAGCGTTTCAGCGCCGAAGTGATCGACGTTTCACGCGGTGGCATGCGCGTGCGCCTGCAGGATAACGGCGCGGTGGCCTTTATCCCGGCGCCGTTCATTCACGCGGTGCGTGATGAGCTGGTGTGCAGCAACGAAAACGGTACGGTGATGGTGAAAGGTGAAGTCGCCTACCGCGTTACCGACCTGATTGAGGTCACCATCGCCGAAGTGCGTATGGAGACCCGCAGCATCGTGGCCCGCCCGGCTGCCTGA
- the pdeR gene encoding cyclic di-GMP phosphodiesterase translates to MTDEQGQSLMYAWFGTHSPHWRLTSDSDALQFAKDEGGVTSIAVALSPGQASMLRAMTVITSSVNLSLAIYGNDLSLHLVGRKVSQSAWAGSASAWGDTSSVARDLVHGLSFAEQVVSEANSVIVILDQHGHIQRFNRLSEEYTGLKEQEVIGRNVFKLFMTREEAIASRRNVAHFFREGSSYEVERWVKTKKGQRLFLFRNKFVHSGSGKNEIFLICSGTDITEERRAQERLRVMANTDTVTGLPNRNSINQDISAALEKRVNGQVGVVYLDLDNFKKVNDAYGHMFGDRLLQAVSLAILSCLEEQQTLARLGGDEFIILAEQTSQLALEALASRILDRLKQPFRIGLIEVYSGCSIGIAFAPQHGEDRDSLIRNADTAMYTAKEGGRGRFSMFCSEMNQRVFEYIWLDTNLRKALELSQLVIHYQPKLNADNSVTSVEALVRWMSPERGLVRPDSFISYAEESGLIVPLGRWVMLSVLEQIKRWRVMGIDLRVAVNVSPRQLIDQSIYSDLKHALNEAGIVGCPIDIELTESCLIENEQQALDLMQQFQKLGAAVHLDDFGTGYSSLSQLARVPIDAIKLDQSFIRGVDSQKVSQSLVRAIVAVARALDLQVIAEGVETPEEEAFAIASGVDLRQGYLYAKPMPAGELEHWLKQRAAKD, encoded by the coding sequence ATGACCGATGAACAGGGGCAGTCGCTGATGTATGCCTGGTTTGGCACCCACAGCCCTCATTGGCGTTTAACTTCTGACAGCGATGCCCTGCAGTTTGCCAAAGATGAAGGCGGCGTCACCAGTATCGCCGTGGCGCTGAGCCCCGGTCAGGCCAGCATGCTGCGCGCGATGACGGTGATCACCTCCAGCGTTAACCTCAGCCTGGCGATCTACGGCAACGACCTGTCGCTGCACCTGGTTGGCCGCAAGGTCAGCCAGTCGGCGTGGGCCGGTTCGGCGTCTGCCTGGGGCGATACCTCATCGGTCGCGCGTGACCTGGTGCACGGTCTCTCCTTTGCCGAGCAGGTGGTATCCGAAGCCAACTCGGTGATCGTCATCCTCGATCAGCACGGGCATATCCAGCGTTTTAACCGCCTGAGCGAAGAGTACACCGGCCTGAAGGAGCAGGAGGTGATCGGGCGCAACGTGTTCAAACTGTTTATGACCCGCGAAGAAGCGATCGCCTCGCGCCGCAACGTGGCGCACTTTTTTCGTGAAGGCAGCTCGTATGAGGTAGAGCGCTGGGTCAAAACCAAAAAAGGCCAGCGCCTGTTCCTGTTCCGCAATAAATTTGTCCACAGCGGCAGCGGTAAAAATGAAATCTTCCTGATCTGCTCCGGCACCGATATTACCGAAGAGCGCCGTGCTCAGGAACGGCTGCGGGTGATGGCCAATACGGACACGGTGACCGGCCTGCCGAACCGCAACTCGATCAACCAGGATATCAGCGCCGCGCTGGAAAAACGTGTCAATGGCCAGGTCGGGGTGGTGTATCTCGATCTCGACAACTTCAAGAAGGTCAACGACGCCTACGGCCATATGTTTGGCGACCGGCTGCTGCAGGCGGTGTCGCTGGCGATCCTTAGTTGTCTTGAAGAGCAGCAGACCCTCGCCCGCCTCGGCGGCGATGAGTTTATTATCCTGGCGGAGCAGACCAGCCAGCTGGCGCTGGAGGCGCTGGCCTCACGCATTCTCGACCGCCTGAAGCAGCCGTTCCGCATTGGCCTGATCGAGGTCTACTCCGGCTGCTCGATCGGCATCGCCTTCGCCCCGCAGCACGGTGAGGATCGCGACAGCCTGATCCGCAATGCCGATACCGCGATGTATACCGCCAAAGAGGGCGGACGCGGCCGCTTCAGCATGTTCTGCTCCGAGATGAACCAGCGGGTGTTTGAGTATATCTGGCTGGACACCAACCTGCGCAAAGCGCTGGAGCTGAGCCAGCTGGTGATCCACTATCAGCCTAAGCTCAACGCCGACAACAGCGTGACCAGCGTTGAGGCGCTGGTGCGCTGGATGTCGCCGGAACGTGGACTGGTGCGACCGGACAGCTTTATCTCCTACGCCGAGGAGTCCGGGCTGATCGTGCCGCTTGGCCGCTGGGTAATGCTGTCGGTGCTGGAGCAGATTAAACGCTGGCGAGTGATGGGGATTGACCTGCGGGTGGCGGTGAACGTGTCGCCGCGTCAGCTGATCGACCAGAGCATCTATTCCGATCTGAAGCATGCGCTGAACGAGGCGGGGATTGTCGGCTGCCCGATTGATATCGAGCTGACCGAGAGCTGCCTGATTGAGAATGAGCAACAGGCGCTGGACCTGATGCAGCAGTTCCAGAAACTGGGGGCGGCGGTGCATCTGGATGATTTTGGCACCGGCTATTCGTCGCTGTCGCAGCTGGCACGGGTGCCGATTGACGCGATTAAGCTCGACCAGAGCTTTATCCGCGGAGTGGATTCGCAAAAAGTCTCGCAGTCGCTGGTGCGGGCGATTGTAGCGGTGGCGCGCGCGCTGGATCTGCAGGTGATTGCCGAAGGGGTGGAAACCCCGGAGGAGGAGGCGTTTGCCATCGCCAGCGGCGTTGACCTGCGCCAGGGGTATCTGTATGCAAAGCCAATGCCCGCCGGGGAGCTCGAGCACTGGCTTAAACAACGTGCCGCTAAGGATTAA
- a CDS encoding crotonase/enoyl-CoA hydratase family protein, with product MTVINQATCRLFNEVGSTTQLSAYYEEERRTLWMLLRAQPRPSFNHQLIEEIMNLSYAAQRSGLEIDFWVTGSLVPTMFNAGGDLRFFVESIKNGRREALRAYARACVDCIHAAARGFDCGAVSIAMIEGSALGGGFEAALAHHFILAQNTARMGFPEIAFNLFPGMGGYSLVARRSGMKLAEELICEGESHTAEWFETRGLVDRLFQPGDGYRCTRTFIDTLRPKLNGVRAMLRARQRVLQLSRGELMDITEDWVDAAFQLEPKDIAYMERLVTLQNRHSQQALRHAG from the coding sequence ATGACCGTTATTAATCAGGCTACCTGCCGTCTGTTCAATGAAGTCGGCTCTACCACCCAGCTGTCGGCTTACTATGAAGAAGAGCGGCGCACCCTGTGGATGTTATTGCGTGCCCAGCCGCGCCCGAGCTTCAATCATCAGCTGATTGAAGAGATCATGAACCTCAGCTATGCCGCCCAGCGCAGCGGGCTGGAGATTGATTTCTGGGTTACCGGCTCGCTGGTACCGACCATGTTTAACGCGGGCGGCGACCTGCGCTTCTTTGTCGAGTCGATCAAAAATGGCCGGCGGGAAGCCCTGCGTGCCTATGCCCGCGCCTGTGTGGACTGCATCCACGCCGCGGCGCGCGGTTTCGACTGCGGGGCGGTGAGCATTGCGATGATTGAGGGCAGCGCGCTGGGCGGCGGCTTTGAAGCCGCGCTGGCGCACCACTTTATCCTCGCGCAGAACACCGCCCGCATGGGCTTCCCGGAGATCGCCTTTAACCTGTTCCCGGGCATGGGCGGCTATTCACTGGTGGCACGGCGTTCCGGCATGAAGCTGGCCGAAGAGCTGATCTGTGAAGGGGAGTCGCACACCGCGGAGTGGTTTGAAACCCGCGGGCTGGTGGATCGTCTGTTCCAGCCGGGTGACGGCTATCGCTGCACGCGCACCTTTATCGATACGCTGCGGCCGAAGCTGAACGGCGTGCGCGCCATGCTGCGCGCGCGTCAGCGGGTGCTACAGCTGAGCCGGGGTGAGCTGATGGATATTACGGAAGACTGGGTGGATGCGGCATTTCAGCTGGAGCCGAAGGATATCGCCTATATGGAACGGCTGGTGACGTTGCAGAATCGACACAGCCAGCAGGCGTTACGCCACGCTGGCTGA
- the araD gene encoding L-ribulose-5-phosphate 4-epimerase has product MLEQLKQQVLAANLALPRYGLVTFTWGNVSAIDREQGLVVIKPSGVSYEEMQADDMVVVSLSSGEVVEGSKRPSSDTDTHRALYLAWPQIGGVVHTHSRHATIWAQAGRDLPAWGTTHADDFYGAIPCTRAMYADEISDRYEWHTGQVIIETLQQREIDPLAVPAVLVNSHGPFAWGRSAEEAVHSAVVLEEVAYMGIFSRQLTPELPPVDQALLDKHWLRKHGAQAYYGQK; this is encoded by the coding sequence ATGCTGGAACAACTGAAACAGCAGGTACTGGCGGCCAACCTGGCGCTGCCGCGCTATGGCCTGGTGACTTTTACCTGGGGCAACGTCAGCGCCATCGATCGTGAGCAGGGGCTGGTGGTGATTAAACCGTCCGGCGTAAGCTACGAAGAGATGCAGGCCGACGATATGGTGGTGGTCAGCCTCAGCAGTGGCGAGGTGGTCGAAGGCAGCAAACGGCCGTCGTCCGACACCGACACCCATCGCGCGCTCTATCTTGCCTGGCCGCAGATAGGGGGAGTTGTCCACACCCACTCACGCCATGCCACCATCTGGGCCCAGGCGGGCCGCGATCTCCCCGCCTGGGGCACCACCCACGCCGATGACTTTTACGGCGCAATCCCCTGCACGCGCGCGATGTACGCCGACGAAATTAGCGACCGCTACGAATGGCACACCGGCCAGGTGATTATTGAAACGCTGCAGCAGCGCGAGATCGATCCGCTGGCGGTACCGGCGGTACTGGTCAATTCGCACGGGCCGTTCGCCTGGGGGCGTAGCGCGGAAGAAGCAGTGCACAGCGCCGTCGTGCTGGAAGAGGTAGCCTATATGGGCATTTTCAGCCGTCAGCTAACCCCGGAGCTGCCGCCGGTGGATCAGGCGCTACTGGACAAACACTGGTTGCGTAAGCACGGCGCCCAGGCATATTACGGGCAAAAATAG
- the osmB gene encoding osmotically-inducible lipoprotein OsmB yields the protein MSTTAKRVTAAVLAATLVLSLSACSNMSKRDRNTAIGAGAGAIGGSILTNGSGLGTLGGAAVGGIIGHQVD from the coding sequence ATGTCAACTACTGCAAAACGCGTTACCGCCGCCGTATTGGCTGCAACTTTAGTCCTTTCACTCAGCGCCTGTTCAAACATGTCGAAACGCGATCGTAACACCGCCATTGGTGCCGGCGCCGGTGCTATCGGCGGCTCAATTCTGACCAACGGCAGCGGCCTTGGCACCCTCGGCGGCGCGGCCGTCGGCGGTATAATCGGCCACCAGGTCGATTAA
- the yciH gene encoding stress response translation initiation inhibitor YciH yields MADNNSRLVYSTAGGRIDEPKAVAVRPKGDGIVRIARQTSGRKGKGVCLISGIDADDAELSKLTAELKKKCGCGGALKDGVIEIQGDQRDLLKTLLEAKGHRVKLAGG; encoded by the coding sequence ATGGCCGATAACAACAGCCGCCTGGTCTACTCGACGGCCGGCGGACGTATTGACGAGCCGAAAGCGGTAGCGGTGCGCCCGAAGGGCGATGGTATCGTACGTATTGCGCGCCAGACCAGCGGGCGAAAGGGCAAGGGCGTGTGCCTGATTAGCGGTATCGACGCGGACGACGCCGAGCTGAGCAAGCTGACCGCCGAGCTGAAAAAAAAGTGCGGCTGTGGTGGCGCGCTCAAGGATGGCGTGATTGAGATTCAGGGCGACCAGCGCGACCTGCTGAAAACGCTGCTGGAGGCCAAAGGGCACAGGGTCAAACTGGCCGGCGGATAA
- the pyrF gene encoding orotidine-5'-phosphate decarboxylase, with product MQDIQVSGSPIVVALDYADRDRALAFVDQIEPGSCRLKVGKEMFTLFGPQIVRDLQQRGFEVFLDLKFHDIPNTTAHAVAAAADLGVWMVNVHASGGARMMSAAREALVPFGNDAPLLIAVTVLTSMDAEDLRGLGITLTPAEQAERLARLTRQCGLDGVVCSAHEAVRFKQHIGQDFRLVTPGIRPAGSDAGDQRRIMTPEQAQQAGVDYMVIGRPITQSADPAATLAAILSSLQEA from the coding sequence ATGCAAGACATTCAGGTTAGCGGTTCACCGATTGTGGTCGCTTTAGATTACGCCGATCGCGATCGCGCGCTGGCGTTTGTCGACCAGATTGAACCCGGCAGCTGCCGTCTGAAGGTGGGCAAAGAGATGTTCACGCTGTTCGGGCCGCAGATCGTCCGTGACCTGCAGCAGCGCGGCTTCGAGGTGTTTCTCGATCTGAAATTCCACGATATTCCCAACACCACCGCCCACGCGGTGGCGGCAGCGGCCGATCTCGGCGTATGGATGGTCAACGTTCACGCCAGCGGTGGGGCGCGGATGATGAGCGCGGCGCGCGAAGCGCTGGTGCCGTTTGGCAACGATGCGCCGTTGCTGATCGCCGTGACGGTACTCACCAGCATGGACGCTGAAGACCTGCGCGGGCTGGGCATTACCCTGACCCCGGCAGAGCAGGCGGAACGGCTGGCGCGGCTGACCCGCCAGTGTGGCCTCGACGGTGTGGTCTGTTCCGCACACGAAGCGGTGCGTTTTAAACAGCACATTGGCCAGGACTTCAGGCTGGTAACGCCGGGTATTCGCCCGGCGGGTAGCGATGCCGGCGATCAGCGCCGCATCATGACGCCTGAGCAGGCGCAGCAGGCCGGCGTTGACTATATGGTGATCGGGCGTCCGATTACCCAGTCTGCCGATCCGGCCGCTACGCTTGCCGCGATTCTCAGCTCACTGCAGGAGGCGTAA
- the lapB gene encoding lipopolysaccharide assembly protein LapB, with the protein MLELLFLLLPVAAAYGWYMGRRSAQQDKQQEASRLSRDYVAGVNFLLSNQQDKAVDLFLEMLKEDSGAVEAHLTLGNLFRSRGEVDRAIRIHQALMESASLTYDQRLLAIQQLGRDYMAAGFYDRAEQMFGQLVDETDFRVSALQQLLLIHQATSDWTNAIEVAERLVKLGKERQKMEIAHFYCELALQAMGSDDLDRAMSLLKRGESADRNSARVSIMMGRIQLAKGEYARAVSHLQRVIEQDHELVSETLDMLETCYQHLNQPQAWRDYLQRCVEENTGAAAELHLAAILDRDEGAEVAQTYITRQLQRHPTMRVFHRLMDFNLQEAEAGRAKESLMVLRDMVGEQIRTKPRYRCHKCGFTAHALYWHCPSCRTWSSVKPIRGLDGQ; encoded by the coding sequence ATGTTGGAACTGCTGTTTCTGTTGCTGCCCGTCGCTGCCGCCTACGGCTGGTATATGGGCCGGCGCAGCGCGCAACAGGATAAGCAACAGGAGGCCAGCCGCCTGTCACGGGATTACGTAGCCGGGGTTAACTTCCTGCTTTCCAATCAACAGGACAAAGCGGTTGACCTGTTCCTTGAGATGCTGAAAGAGGACAGCGGGGCCGTGGAAGCGCACCTGACGCTGGGCAACCTGTTCCGTTCGCGCGGCGAAGTCGACCGCGCGATCCGCATTCACCAGGCGCTGATGGAGAGCGCGTCGCTGACCTACGACCAGCGCCTGCTGGCGATCCAGCAGCTGGGGCGCGACTATATGGCCGCCGGCTTCTACGACCGCGCCGAACAGATGTTTGGCCAGCTGGTGGATGAAACCGACTTCCGCGTCAGCGCGCTGCAGCAGCTGCTGCTGATCCACCAGGCGACCAGCGACTGGACCAACGCCATTGAGGTGGCGGAGCGGCTGGTTAAGCTGGGCAAAGAGCGGCAGAAGATGGAGATCGCCCACTTCTACTGCGAGCTGGCGCTGCAGGCGATGGGCAGCGACGATCTCGACCGGGCAATGAGCCTGCTGAAACGGGGTGAGTCCGCGGACCGCAACAGCGCCCGCGTATCGATTATGATGGGGCGCATTCAGCTGGCGAAAGGGGAGTACGCCCGCGCGGTCAGCCATCTGCAGCGGGTGATCGAACAGGATCACGAGCTGGTCAGTGAAACACTCGATATGCTGGAAACCTGCTATCAGCACCTCAACCAGCCGCAGGCGTGGCGCGACTATCTGCAGCGCTGCGTGGAAGAGAACACCGGCGCGGCGGCGGAGCTGCACCTGGCGGCGATCCTCGATCGCGATGAAGGGGCCGAGGTGGCGCAAACCTATATTACCCGCCAGCTGCAGCGTCATCCTACCATGCGCGTTTTCCATCGCCTGATGGACTTTAACCTGCAGGAGGCCGAAGCGGGCCGAGCGAAAGAGAGCCTGATGGTGCTGCGCGATATGGTTGGCGAGCAGATCCGCACCAAGCCGCGCTACCGCTGCCACAAGTGTGGTTTCACCGCCCATGCGCTCTACTGGCACTGCCCGTCATGCCGCACCTGGTCTTCGGTTAAACCGATCCGTGGCCTCGACGGCCAGTAA
- a CDS encoding LapA family protein, with protein sequence MKYLLIFLVVLAIFVVSVTLGAHNDQVVNFNYLLAQGEFRISTLLATLFASGFILGWAICGLFWLRLRLSLANSQRKLKRLQQQLGQSDTTAASAQPAAVRE encoded by the coding sequence GTGAAATATTTGCTGATTTTTTTGGTTGTGCTGGCGATATTCGTCGTTTCTGTCACCCTCGGCGCGCACAACGACCAGGTGGTGAACTTTAACTACCTGCTGGCGCAGGGCGAGTTCCGTATTTCAACGCTGCTGGCAACCCTGTTTGCCAGCGGATTTATACTTGGCTGGGCTATCTGCGGGCTGTTCTGGCTGCGGCTGCGCCTGTCGCTGGCCAACAGCCAGCGTAAGCTGAAACGTCTGCAGCAGCAGCTGGGGCAGAGCGATACCACTGCGGCCAGCGCCCAGCCTGCGGCAGTCAGGGAATAA
- the pgpB gene encoding phosphatidylglycerophosphatase B — protein sequence MKDILKRTTLGALLLLLLPLAVMVSGWRWQPVEMGLGHQILFWFTETVTRPWGTLTSAILCGWFLWCLRFRLKPAVFLLAIIVGAILIGQYTKGVIKEQVREPRPYVLWLEQQRGVNPETFYQQHRKQRSQLVSEAVAEDKQLPGWLKRHWAFETGFAFPSGHTMFAASWALLGVGLLWPRRRYVTIIVLLVWASLVMGSRLALGMHWPRDLIVATLFSWLFVSLATWLAQRFCGPLGVPLQEQQEIAERENQP from the coding sequence ATGAAGGATATTCTGAAACGTACCACGCTGGGGGCGCTGCTGTTGCTGCTGTTGCCGCTGGCGGTAATGGTATCGGGCTGGCGCTGGCAGCCGGTGGAGATGGGGCTGGGGCATCAGATTCTGTTCTGGTTTACCGAAACGGTGACCCGGCCGTGGGGCACGCTGACCAGTGCCATCCTCTGCGGCTGGTTTCTCTGGTGCCTGCGCTTTCGCCTGAAACCGGCGGTGTTTCTGCTGGCGATTATCGTCGGCGCGATCCTGATCGGGCAGTACACCAAAGGGGTGATTAAAGAGCAGGTGAGGGAGCCGCGCCCCTACGTGCTGTGGCTGGAGCAGCAGCGCGGCGTTAACCCGGAGACCTTTTACCAGCAGCACCGAAAGCAGCGCAGCCAACTGGTCAGCGAGGCGGTAGCGGAAGATAAGCAGCTCCCCGGCTGGCTGAAGCGCCACTGGGCGTTTGAAACCGGTTTTGCCTTCCCGTCCGGTCATACGATGTTTGCGGCCAGCTGGGCGCTGCTCGGCGTTGGCCTGCTGTGGCCGCGCCGGCGCTACGTGACCATCATCGTGCTGCTGGTGTGGGCGTCGCTGGTGATGGGCAGCCGGCTGGCGCTCGGCATGCACTGGCCGCGTGACCTGATCGTTGCCACCCTGTTCAGCTGGCTGTTTGTCAGCCTCGCCACCTGGCTGGCGCAGCGCTTCTGCGGCCCGCTCGGCGTGCCGCTGCAGGAGCAGCAGGAGATAGCCGAACGGGAAAATCAGCCTTAA
- the ribA gene encoding GTP cyclohydrolase II: MQLKRVAEANLPTPWGDFLMVGFEEVATGHDHVALVYGDVSDHEPVLSRIHSECLTGDALFSLRCDCGFQLEAALSQIAEQGRGILLYHRQEGRNIGLLNKIRAYALQDQGYDTVEANHQLGFAADERDFTLCADMYKLLGVNEVRLLTNNPRKVEILSEAGINIVERVPLIVGRNPSNTHYLDTKAAKMGHLLSKG, translated from the coding sequence ATGCAGCTTAAACGAGTGGCGGAAGCCAATCTGCCCACCCCCTGGGGTGATTTCCTGATGGTGGGGTTTGAAGAGGTGGCCACCGGGCACGACCACGTGGCGCTGGTGTATGGCGACGTCTCGGACCATGAGCCGGTCCTGTCCCGCATCCACTCTGAGTGCCTGACCGGCGACGCGCTGTTCAGCCTGCGCTGCGACTGCGGCTTTCAGCTGGAAGCGGCGCTGAGCCAGATCGCGGAACAGGGGCGCGGGATTTTGCTCTATCACCGCCAGGAGGGGCGTAATATTGGCCTGCTGAATAAAATCCGCGCCTATGCGCTGCAGGATCAGGGCTACGACACCGTAGAAGCCAACCACCAGCTGGGTTTTGCCGCCGACGAACGTGATTTTACGCTGTGCGCCGATATGTATAAGCTGCTGGGCGTCAACGAAGTTCGCCTGCTGACCAATAACCCGCGTAAAGTCGAAATCCTCAGCGAGGCCGGCATCAATATCGTTGAACGGGTACCGCTTATCGTCGGCCGCAACCCGAGCAATACCCATTACCTGGATACCAAAGCCGCCAAAATGGGCCACCTGTTGTCTAAAGGCTAA